The following are from one region of the Sandaracinus amylolyticus genome:
- a CDS encoding alkaline phosphatase family protein has product MRRALVLCALLVGCGSAAPRTSAPSARPRVVVVAVYDQLGSDVLAAHLPHLDPEGAIRGAIARGRYVRRARFASSATFTAPGHAAIHTGASPRDSGIGSNRVFVPGRGRVSAMADGTHLVWGREDASASPFRLHAETVGDVIQSERPASVVVSLALKDRAAIMPGGQHPDLCLWFDPEAGGFTSSAWYGAAMPEWLASWRGREPFEAVMDPPWTPRDPASLEARFGPDTQPGEGAYGFDASFPHDARGLEDEDAFRSLPASTDHMLALAREIVTRLEVGDDDEPDLLALSIATTDYVGHAFGPSSWEYADALVRVDRALGDFVRELEARVGPIALVITSDHGAAELVERTHASGHEDALRFTSESSLPRLQAHLRETLGPPPEGVDAWAKGWVQPYVYLGAHEPRVIEAALAWLRAQPGIGAAVDARAVAAAPVPEGESLDALIARAIPRDPPGDIYVMPAERSVAMEDMPEGVGTSHGSAWLYDRDVPVIVVGPHVTREEITEVAPQCRVAGTIAALADVRAPRFACGAL; this is encoded by the coding sequence ATGCGCCGCGCGCTCGTGCTCTGCGCGCTGCTCGTCGGGTGCGGGAGCGCTGCGCCACGGACGAGCGCCCCGAGCGCGCGGCCGCGCGTGGTGGTGGTCGCGGTCTACGATCAGCTCGGCAGTGACGTGCTCGCCGCGCACCTGCCGCACCTCGATCCCGAGGGCGCGATCCGCGGCGCGATCGCGCGCGGTCGCTACGTGCGCCGCGCGCGCTTCGCGTCGAGCGCGACGTTCACCGCGCCCGGTCACGCCGCGATCCACACCGGCGCGTCGCCGCGCGACAGCGGCATCGGGAGCAATCGCGTGTTCGTGCCGGGCCGAGGTCGCGTGAGCGCGATGGCCGACGGAACGCACCTCGTGTGGGGGCGCGAGGACGCGTCGGCGAGCCCGTTCCGGCTGCACGCCGAGACGGTGGGCGACGTGATCCAGAGCGAGCGTCCCGCGTCGGTCGTCGTCTCGCTGGCGCTGAAGGATCGCGCGGCGATCATGCCCGGCGGGCAGCACCCCGATCTCTGTCTGTGGTTCGATCCCGAGGCCGGCGGGTTCACCAGCTCGGCCTGGTACGGGGCCGCGATGCCGGAGTGGCTCGCGTCGTGGCGCGGGCGCGAGCCCTTCGAGGCGGTGATGGATCCGCCGTGGACGCCGCGCGATCCCGCGTCGCTCGAGGCCCGCTTCGGCCCCGACACGCAGCCCGGCGAGGGCGCGTACGGGTTCGATGCGAGCTTCCCTCACGACGCGCGCGGGCTCGAGGACGAAGACGCGTTCCGCTCGTTGCCCGCGAGCACCGATCACATGCTCGCGCTCGCGCGCGAGATCGTGACGCGGCTCGAGGTGGGCGACGACGACGAGCCCGATCTCCTCGCGCTCTCGATCGCGACGACCGACTACGTCGGTCACGCGTTCGGCCCTTCGTCGTGGGAGTACGCGGACGCGCTGGTGCGCGTCGATCGCGCGCTCGGCGACTTCGTGCGCGAGCTCGAGGCGCGCGTCGGACCGATCGCGCTCGTGATCACGTCGGACCACGGCGCGGCGGAGCTCGTGGAGCGCACCCACGCGAGCGGGCACGAGGACGCGTTGCGGTTCACCAGCGAGTCGTCGCTGCCGCGCCTGCAGGCCCACCTGCGCGAGACGCTCGGGCCGCCGCCGGAGGGCGTGGACGCGTGGGCGAAGGGATGGGTGCAGCCCTACGTCTATCTCGGCGCGCACGAGCCGCGCGTGATCGAGGCCGCGCTCGCGTGGCTGCGCGCCCAGCCGGGGATCGGCGCCGCGGTCGACGCGCGCGCGGTCGCGGCGGCGCCGGTGCCGGAGGGCGAGTCTCTCGACGCGCTGATCGCGCGGGCGATCCCTCGTGATCCGCCGGGCGACATCTACGTGATGCCCGCCGAGCGATCGGTCGCGATGGAGGACATGCCCGAGGGCGTCGGCACCTCGCACGGATCGGCGTGGCTCTACGATCGCGACGTGCCGGTGATCGTCGTCGGTCCGCACGTGACGCGCGAGGAGATCACCGAGGTGGCTCCGCAGTGCCGCGTCGCGGGCACGATCGCGGCGCTCGCCGACGTGCGCGCGCCGCGCTTCGCGTGCGGCGCGCTCTGA